In the genome of Girardinichthys multiradiatus isolate DD_20200921_A chromosome 7, DD_fGirMul_XY1, whole genome shotgun sequence, one region contains:
- the mpc2b gene encoding mitochondrial pyruvate carrier 2b, whose amino-acid sequence MAALRASYHRILDRIEHILPAKLRPLYNHPAGPKTVFFWAPVFKWSLVFAGLADMTRPADKLSTSQSAVLTATGLIWSRYSLVIIPKNWNLFAVNFFVGSAGVSQLYRIWSYKQEQKETAKEAAES is encoded by the exons ATGGCTGCGCTCAGAGCTTCCTACCACAGGATTCTGGACCGGATCGAGCACATACTGCCCGCCAAACTGCGACCTCTCTACAACCACCCGGCAG gtccaaaaacagtttttttctgggCCCCGGTGTTTAAATGG agCCTGGTCTTTGCTGGTTTGGCTGATATGACTCGACCAGCAGACAAACTCAGTACCTCGCAGTCCGCGGTGCTGACAGCCACAG GGCTCATCTGGTCCAGATATTCGCTGGTTATAATCCCCAAGAACTGGAACCTTTTTGCTGTGAACTTCTTTGTCGGGAGTGCAGGAGTGTCCCAGCTTTACAGGatctggag TTACAAGCAGGAGCAGAAGGAAACGGCCAAGGAGGCAGCTGAGTCCTGA